TCTGCCACAACTTGGCTCATTTTTAGTCCCCGTAGAGCACAAGCCACATAGAATCGTTTTTTGAGGTCGTCCGCGATACTAATGTGCATAGCTAGGGCGGTTTTGTATCTTTATTAAAGATTATATAGCTAATTCCGCTTAAAACTAGATTTTTAATTCCTTAGAAATTTCTACAGGTGGGAAGTACCGCGTCATGGAGTTTTGCACTTACAATTCCATCTGTGACTCTTGCTGTGACTGGTATTGGGCGAT
This genomic interval from Crinalium epipsammum PCC 9333 contains the following:
- a CDS encoding plasmid partition protein ParG; translation: MHISIADDLKKRFYVACALRGLKMSQVVAELIEQWLKANDPHSFDIEFIPLTKKGS